A genomic region of Capra hircus breed San Clemente chromosome 21, ASM170441v1, whole genome shotgun sequence contains the following coding sequences:
- the NUDT14 gene encoding uridine diphosphate glucose pyrophosphatase isoform X2: MKTHDSVTILIFNSSRRSLVLVKQFRPAVYAGEVERLFPGSLAAAEQDRPQVLQVVLPGSAGVTYELCAGLLDQPGLSLEEVACKEAWEECGYRLAPSDLRRVTSYKSGVGLTGSSQTMFYAEVTDAQRGGLGGGLAEEGELIEVVHLPLDGARAFADDPDVPKTLGVIFGISWFFSCVAPGLGLQ, encoded by the exons ATGAAGACTCACGATAG CGTGACCATCCTCATTTTCAACTCTtcccggaggagcctggtgttggTGAAGCAGTTCCGGCCAG CCGTGTATGCTGGCGAGGTGGAGCGTCTCTTCCCGGGGTCCCTGGCCGCTGCGGAGCAGGACAGGCCCCAGGTACTGCAGGTGGTGCTGCCTGGCTCGGCGGGGGTCACCTACGAGCTGTGTGCCGGCCTCTTGGACCAGCCCGGGCTCTCGCTGGAGGAGGTGGCCTGCAAGGAGGCCTGGGAGGAGTGCGGCTACCGCCTGGCACCCTCTGACCTGCGCCGGGTGACCTCGTACAA GTCTGGCGTGGGACTGACTGGCTCCAGCCAGACCATGTTCTACGCGGAGGTGACGGATGCCCAGCGGGGCGGCCTGGGTGGGGGCCTGGCTGAGGAGGGAGAGCTCATCGAGGTGGTGCACCTGCCCCTGGACGGCGCCCGGGCCTTTGCGGACGACCCGGATGTTCCCAAGACCCTCGGCGTGATCTTTGGTATCTCGTGGTTCTTCAGCTGCGTGGCCCCTGGCCTGGGTCTCCAGTGA
- the NUDT14 gene encoding uridine diphosphate glucose pyrophosphatase isoform X1 has protein sequence MERIEGAAVGRCAASPYLVPLTLHYRQNGAQKSWDFMKTHDSVTILIFNSSRRSLVLVKQFRPAVYAGEVERLFPGSLAAAEQDRPQVLQVVLPGSAGVTYELCAGLLDQPGLSLEEVACKEAWEECGYRLAPSDLRRVTSYKSGVGLTGSSQTMFYAEVTDAQRGGLGGGLAEEGELIEVVHLPLDGARAFADDPDVPKTLGVIFGISWFFSCVAPGLGLQ, from the exons ATGGAGCGCATCGAAGGGGCGGCCGTGGGCCGCTGCGCAGCCTCGCCGTACCTGGTGCCGCTCACGCTGCACTACCGCCAG AATGGCGCCCAGAAATCGTGGGACTTCATGAAGACTCACGATAG CGTGACCATCCTCATTTTCAACTCTtcccggaggagcctggtgttggTGAAGCAGTTCCGGCCAG CCGTGTATGCTGGCGAGGTGGAGCGTCTCTTCCCGGGGTCCCTGGCCGCTGCGGAGCAGGACAGGCCCCAGGTACTGCAGGTGGTGCTGCCTGGCTCGGCGGGGGTCACCTACGAGCTGTGTGCCGGCCTCTTGGACCAGCCCGGGCTCTCGCTGGAGGAGGTGGCCTGCAAGGAGGCCTGGGAGGAGTGCGGCTACCGCCTGGCACCCTCTGACCTGCGCCGGGTGACCTCGTACAA GTCTGGCGTGGGACTGACTGGCTCCAGCCAGACCATGTTCTACGCGGAGGTGACGGATGCCCAGCGGGGCGGCCTGGGTGGGGGCCTGGCTGAGGAGGGAGAGCTCATCGAGGTGGTGCACCTGCCCCTGGACGGCGCCCGGGCCTTTGCGGACGACCCGGATGTTCCCAAGACCCTCGGCGTGATCTTTGGTATCTCGTGGTTCTTCAGCTGCGTGGCCCCTGGCCTGGGTCTCCAGTGA